One Mugil cephalus isolate CIBA_MC_2020 chromosome 10, CIBA_Mcephalus_1.1, whole genome shotgun sequence genomic window carries:
- the rasgrf1 gene encoding ras-specific guanine nucleotide-releasing factor 1, translating to MQKGIRLNDGHVTYLGLLAKKDGTRRGCLSKKSSDNTKWHTKWFALLQNMLFYFENESSSRPSGLYLLEGCICDRAPSPKPSLSAKECLEKQYYFTVSFTHENQKALELRTEDVKDCDEWVAAISHASYRNLATEHETLMQKYLHLLQIVETEKTVAKQLRQQIEDGEIEIERLKSEIAGLLKDNEKIHASPAAAPSEDDSEIKKIKKVQSFLRGWICRRKWKTIIQDYIRSPHAESMRKRNQVVFSMLDSEAEYVQQLHILVNNFLRPLRMAASSKKPPITHDDVSSIFLNSETIMFLHQIFYQGLKARIASWPTLVLADLFDILLPMLNIYQEFVRNHQYSLQILAHCKQNRDFDKLLKQYEAKPDCEERTLETFLTYPMFQIPRYILTLHELLAHTPHEHIERNSLDYAKSKLEELSRIMHDEVSETENIRKNLAIERMIVEGCEILLDTSQTFVRQGSLIQVPMSEKGKITRGRLGSLSLKKEGERQCFLFSKHLIICTRGSGGKLHLTKNGVVSLIDCTLMEDPEGTDDEAKSDKSGQDMEHLDFKIVVEPKDSQSFTVILVASSRQEKSAWTSDISQCIDNIRCNGLMMNAFEDNSKVTVPQMIKSDSSLYCDDVDIRFSKMMNSCKVLQIRYASVERLLERLTDLRFLSIDFLNTFLHSYRVFTTADVVLDKLITIYKKPISAIPARSLELFFASSQNSKLLYGEPPSSPRASRKFSSPPPLAIAKNSSPNRRRKLSLNIPIITGGKALDLAALSCSSNGYASMYSSMSPFSKTTLDINKLYVSSPIASKISDEGEDKKEKAEDTSACKQDLSVREESDNDQNQSDDGDPEASPTKSPTTPKNVKCKNSSEFSLFSYNNGMVMSSCRELDNNRSALSAASAFAIATAGANEGTPTKEKYRRMSLASSGFPTDQRNGDKEFVIRRAATNRVLNVLRHWVSKHSPDFESNNELKTKVIAFLEEVMHDPELLTQERKAAANIIRTLTQEDHGDNQITLEDVTQLVGGGRAEPFENHSALEIAEQLTLLDHLVFKVIPYEEFFGQGWMKNDKNEKTPYIMRTTKHFNDISNLIATEILHCEDVVTRVSVIEKWVAVADICRCLHNYNAVLEITSSLNRSSVFRLKKTWLKVSKQTKALTDKLQKLVSSEGRFKNLREALKNCDPPCVPYLGMYLTDLAFIEEGTPNYTEDNLVNFSKMRMISHIIREIRQFQQTAYKIDLQPKVAQYLLDRSSVLDEESMYEASLRIEPKVPN from the exons ATGCAGAAGGGAATACGACTTAATGATGGTCATGTCACCTACCTGGGGCTTTTGGCAAAGAAGGATGGTACGAGGCGAGGGTGCTTGAGCAAAAAGAGCTCAGACAACACGAAATGGCACACAAAGTGGTTCGCTTTGTTGCAGAatatgctgttttattttgagaacGAGTCCAGCTCGCGACCCTCAGGATTATACCTGTTGGAAGGATGCATATGCGACAGGGCGCCTTCACCGAAACCTTCACTGTCAGCCAAGGAGTGTTTGGAAAAGCAG TACTATTTCACAGTCAGCTTCACCCATGAAAACCAAAAGGCTCTTGAGTTACGCACAGAAGATGTAAAAGACTGCGATGAATGGGTGGCTGCAATATCACACGCCAG TTACAGAAACTTGGCCACTGAGCATGAGACCCTCATGCAGAAGTATCTTCATCTGCTTCAGATTGTGGAGACGGAGAAAACAGTTGCTAAGCAACTTCGACAACAGATAGAGGATGGGGAAATAGAGATCGAAAGGCTCAAATCAGAG ATCGCTGGGCTGCTCAAGGACAACGAGAAGATCCACGCCAGCCCCGCGGCCGCCCCTAGCGAGGACGATTCAGAAATCAAGAAGATCAAAAAG GTCCAGAGTTTTCTGAGGGGGTGGATTtgcaggaggaagtggaagacCATCATCCAGGACTACATCCGCTCCCCTCACGCCGAGAGCATGAGGAAGAGGAACCAGGTGGTGTTCAGCATGTTGGACTCGGAGGCAGAGTACGTCCAGCAGCTTCATATCCTGGTGAACAACTTCCTGAGGCCGCTGCGCATGGCGGCCAGCTCCAAGAAGCCACCGATCACCCACGATGATGTCAGCAGCATATTCCTCAACAG tgagACCATCATGTTTCTACATCAGATATTTTATCAAGGTCTGAAAGCCAGAATAGCGAGTTGGCCGACATTAGTGCTGG CTGACCTCTTCGACATCTTGCTGCCCATGCTGAACATCTACCAGGAGTTTGTGAGGAACCACCAGTACAGCCTACAGATCCTGGCTCACTGCAAGCAGAACCGAGACTTTGACAAGCTGCTTAAGCAGTACGAGGCCAAGCCCGACTGTGAGGAGAGGACCCTGGAGACCTTCCTCACCTACCCCATGTTCCAG ATTCCTCGATATATTCTCACACTCCATGAACTCTTGGCCCACACACCCCATGAACACATAGAGAGAAACAGTTTGGACTATGCCAAATCTAAGCTGGAGGAACTTTCCAG aataATGCACGATGAAGTAAGCGAGACCGAGAATATCAGGAAGAACTTGGCAATAGAGCGCATGATCGTGGAGGGCTGCGAGATTCTCCTTGACACCAGCCAGACCTTTGTAAGACAAG GGTCCCTCATCCAGGTGCCGATGAGCGAGAAGGGCAAGATCACCCGTGGGCGACTgggctctctgtctctgaagaAGGAGGGGGAAAGGCAGTGCTTTCtcttctccaaacatttaatcatCTGCACCAGGGGTTCCGGGGGAAAGCTTCATCTCACCAAG AATGGAGTAGTCTCACTTATAGACTGCACTCTCATGGAGGATCCTGAGGGGACAGATGATGAGG CTAAATCAGACAAGAGTGGCCAGGACATGGAGCACCTGGACTTCAAGATTGTGGTGGAGCCAAAGGACAGCCAGTCATTCACAGTCATCCTGGTTGCCTCCTCCAGGCAGGAGAAGTCTGCATGGACCAGTGACATCAGCCAg TGCATAGACAACATCCGCTGCAATGGCCTCATGATGAACGCCTTTGAAGACAACTCCAAAGTCACAGTGCCACAGATGATCAA GTCAGATTCAAGTCTGTACTGCGATGATGTGGATATCCGCTTCAGCAAGATGATGAACTCCTGCAAGGTGCTGCAGATCCGCTACGCCAGCGTCGAGCGCCTGCTGGAGAGACTGACTGATCTCCGTTTCCTCTCAATCGACTTCCTCAACACCTTCCTGCACTCCTATCGCGTGTTCACCACCGCTGATGTGGTGCTAGATAAACTCATCACCATCTACAAGAAGCCCATCAGTGCCATCCCTGCTCG GTCCCTGGAGTTATTCTTTGCCAGCAGTCAAAACAGTAAACTCCTGTATGGGGAGCCTCCCAGCTCCCCCAGGGCCAGCAGAAagttctcctcccctcctcctctggctATTGCCAAGAACTCATCCCCAAACCGACGTCGCAAGCTCTCCCTCAACATCCCCATCATCACTGGGGGCAAAGCTCTTGACCTGGCTGCCCTCAGCTGCTCCTCAAATGGCTATGCAAGCATGTACTCCTCCATGTCCCCATTCAGCAAGACCACCTTGGACATCAACAAACTCTACGTGTCCAGCCCCATCGCAAGCAAGATCTCAGACGAGGGAGAGGACAAGAAGGAGAAGGCGGAGGACACCTCGGCGTGCAAACAAG ATCTCTCTGTGCGAGAAGAAAGTGACAACGACCAAAACCAGAGTGATGACGGGGACCCTGAAGCTTCTCCCACCAAGTCTCCGACCACgccaaaaaatgtcaaatgcaaAAACTCATCAG AATTTTCCCTGTTTTCCTACAATAATGGTATGGTGATGTCCTCGTGCCGAGAGCTGGACAACAACCGCAGTGCCCTGTCTGCTGCCTCTGCCTTTGCTATCGCTACAGCTGGAGCCAATGAGGGTACACCTACTAAGGAGAAATACCGTCGGATGTCCCTCGCCAGTTCAG GTTTTCCAACAGATCAGAGGAATGGAGATAAAGAGTTTGTGATCAGACGAGCAGCAACCAACAGAGTCCTGAATGTGCTGAGGCATTGGGTATCCAAACATTCACCG GACTTTGAGAGTAACAACGAGCTGAAGACAAAAGTTATCGCCTTCCTGGAGGAAGTGATGCACGACCCTGAGCTGCTGACCCAGGAGAGGAAAGCCGCGGCCAACATCATCAGGACTTTAACTCAGGAAGACCATGGTGACAATCAGATCACCCTAGAGGATGTGACACAACTG GTTGGAGGAGGGAGAGCCGAGCCCTTTGAGAACCACTCGGCGTTGGAAATCGCAGAGCAGCTCACTCTGCTGGACCACCTGGTGTTCAAGGTCATCCCATATGA GGAGTTCTTTGGACAAGGTTGGATGAAGAATGACAAAAACGAGAAGACGCCGTATATCATGAGGACAACCAAGCACTTCAATGAT ATAAGCAACCTCATTGCCACAGAGATCCTGCACTGTGAGGACGTGGTCACTCGGGTGTCGGTCATTGAGAAATGGGTGGCTGTTGCCGACATCTGCCGCTGTCTGCACAACTACAACGCTGTACTCGAGATCACCTCCTCACTTAACCGCAGCTCTGTTTTCCGCCTCAAAAAGACCTGGCTCAAAGTGTCCAAGCAG ACGAAAGCTCTGACCGACAAGCTGCAGAAGCTGGTCTCATCCGAAGGAAGGTTCAAAAACCTGAGAGAGGCTTTGAAGAA CTGTGATCCCCCATGCGTGCCCTATCTGGGGATGTACCTCACGGACCTGGCTTTCATCGAGGAGGGAACGCCAAACTACACAGAAGACAACTTGGTCAACTTCTCAAAGATGAGGATG ATTTCTCACATCATCAGAGAAATCAGACAGTTTCAGCAAACAGCGTATAAGATCGACCTGCAACCAAAG gtAGCCCAGTATCTGCTGGACAGGAGCTCGGTTCTGGATGAAGAAAGCATGTACGAAGCCTCTCTCAGAATTGAGCCTAAAGTGCCCAACTGA